The genome window GCATTAAACATGGCCGCACCATCTACTTGAGCCACCACTTGATTGGTAATTACAACTGCGACACCAAACTGAAATAATCAAACGtcttttaggaaattttgcttttaaagaAATGCAACCAAATAGTACGCTATCTACTTGTTTGTTTATCAATTTATAGTTGCAATTTTGCTGCATTTGGCGTTAAGAATATAAACCATACAGCACCATTTAGTACTGCAAATATGATTAAAGTATCTTCACACAAATTCAATATGATAGAGTATCACTTACCTCATCGGCCAATCTTAACAACATTCTTAAAAATCTGGCTAAATGCATTTGACGCGCTGACAATTCTCCCCTTCCAGAAAAATCGGTTCTGTACAAAGCCATCGCACTATCGACCACCAATACTGCATATCTAAAGGCATTAgggttaaattattaatgtgttgataattttaacataaatccagtttcataaataaaatgtcaactaagtttactgtttttatatcACATAATGTATTTGGAAACACCCTTACCTCGATAGCCCAGACTTCAAAATGGAAAGGAAAAGtgaagaatataaaaaatacagttttttgcTATAAAACATTACTCACCTAGATTCAGCCATCATGGCACTTGCTTGTATAAGCAGTTGAGTCTGATGATCTGTATTATAAGCTCTTGCATAAGCAACATTGTCTAAAACCCTCTGAGGGTCCATTTTGAACCTTTCAGCTACTGAGAGCAATCTTTCAGGCCGGAAAGTGCCCTCAGTGTCTATGTAAAGGCATTTTCCTTCACCTCCTCCACAATCTGTAGGCAACTGTTTGcaaaagataaattaaataatactcCATATTTGTAAAGCCTCTTACTTGGCAAGTAACAGCTAAAGTATGGcaaatttgagtttttccTGTGCGAAACTCTCCAAACAATTCAGTAATAGAACCAGTTTCAATGCCACCTCCCAATAACCTATCGAGCTCTTTTGACCCTGTAGTAATCGCAATCATGTCCGCACGTTTTTGATGGAATTCAGTGGCGGTAGTAAAACCCATAGGGACGAGTTTTGAGGCTTCAGCTATGATCTTCTCAGCCTTTTGTTCAGAAATGCCTTTGATGGcaagaagatttttttttggtgtaaaAGCCACAGATTCTATTGTATTGTAGCCACATccttctaatttttttatatctgcTGCATTTATACCATTACCctaaaaaaaggttaaaaatgtcaaactattttttacagaaaataaatattttcaattagagCATTGGTATGATTTAAGTAGGGTTGGTGAGTAATCAGCTGacccaaataaaattaagataaaactccaaattcaagaaataaaCCACTCTAACTAAAGGGAGAAGTAATATGTAAGTGTGTGTGTGGATCCTTGCCtaacaacaatttaaaaacttttcatttaGTGGagctattttcaatttaaaatgtgaGATTTACCTCCAGCCTGGCAATGGGCTGAGGGCCACAATCATTTTCGTTCAAATCATCTTCTCTAACGGTGGTGGTGGATGCCGCGCTAACACTCATGGTGAAACGTAggctttttaattataaatcaactatttctctttaaaatttccttaaaaaaggattaaaactttattataaaaaccgGTAACATTTGCTATAAGACACTAACCAAACGAAACTAATAAACAAAACTTGTATGAAAAATGGCGGGTTAATGTCACGATGCTCAACCATCAGATGTCGTTAAGAAAATAACAATCGTCATAGGTGCTTTCCATCTGATCGAGGGAGTAGTTCGAAACAGTTCTGAAGTATGAAGTTTTCTTTTGTAGCTTTCCAACACGACTATACTTTATATACCTGAAGCACAATCTTTTGTTTCCTTACCCTTCGAAtaccaaaattataaataaaaaaacatttcgtaattttccataaaaatggaCAGTGTCGCTCTCATTCCAAAAAAGCCAGTTCTAgctaaaatgtttcaaatctccatgaattttataatttgggAGTATATTACTCAAACTCTTCTTTATTACCGCTGCAAGGCGTCTATCAGTATTGGAGCTGTCTTAACACCTCAATTCTTATATCAATAGATTTTATCCATTGGGctcgtaaattttattttaaggtgTGTCGTTCAAAAATCAGAACAATCTTACATTGTCTGATACGAAGGAGGACTTCGCAAAAATGTTCAGAAAgatctttaaatttaagatgagattgaaaaaataagagacgttatttaaatttttttatttggttttcttactgagaaatttaataaaatgtgagTGGAGGACAAATTTTAGCTATCTATATGGAGTTGCGGAGATATGGTATGTTTTAAGTAAGTGGTAGAACTATatatattttcacttttttccgTATAGAGAAGCTGTAAAGAAACCAAGGGATACACATGAGCACgtacctattttttttcaatcaaaagtttttctcAATACTGTAAGAAAAGATGTTGAGaggtaaatataaaattctgtACTTTATGGTGACAAATCTAATTCTTGATACACGTAACTGCAGGGTTCGATCAATAGTCTGTTAAATCCCTGAAGTAGGGCCGACTAAATATACAGAGCAAATCTCGGTTAACGATAGGTTAGATCTTTAGTGAAAAACACTGCTACAATATAGGTTTATTgtggttatttttttgttacagtGCCACCACAAGTCACCAAAATAAATGACCTAAACTTCAcaaattctgaagaaaaataaaaatcaatacgaatatttattgaaacacttttttattatttttaatacagtAGTTTATATAATGTAGGAATAATACAACAATTAAAAGTTCAGCAAATAACATCCCATATAACGAGACGGTAGCCATACTTTTGATGTgctgtattttaaaataacttaatttaaaacctaGACTGAGACCACAATATTAAAACAACTAATCAACACGCTTTGATTAGGAAAACAATGTcggtttatttaaaaatttcagacaTTATCAGGGTTTggaagaaataattaagattaaatttGGGCACTTAACACCTGCagtgaatataaaataatatcactATTAGCACCttattgcaaataaaagtTATGAACTGAAGGTCGCAGCGTGTTGACTAATTAAAAAGAAGtactttaaagtttaatatttataaataatccTATTTAACAGGAAAGACatccaatataaaaatacttatcGAAGGGGGTCAACCTATTACCCCTCAAAAGtccaatatttttcttctaaatataAACATTACTTTATTCTCAACTATCTGATTTTATAGGCTTATCACaattaacatttatatttacagAAAACGGCTTTATTTTCtaagtataatagttttctttCTGTTCGGCGATTTGTTCGGTTTCAATGATGAATACTTTGCACAAAGTAAACAAATGAATCATACGGCAAATCCCTTAAATGCATAGTCTCGGAAATATTAAACCTTGAAGAATTGCCATTTACCTCCCTTTAAGATCGGAATACTCGGAAAGTGTATAAAGATTGCATAAACAAATCTGAACAgtagtaattttgttttgacgtttgttttcgttgttcttttatttgaaaatggaGCGATTAAGTGACGGCCGGGTATTTCGGGAAAAATactctttaatttttgtcgATGTTAAATCGAATATATCGGCAGAAAATGCGGTAAATATGTACtagtaaaagtaaatttaagcATTTTGTGGCAACATAATACCGGAACAGAATATTTAGTGGTGTGCGCGTCATCGgacaattgaaaatgttaacgATGGAAGATTCAAAATGGTCAAGCCTGATCTACAAACTAAAGGTAAGTCTAAGTTTTGAGTAAATTCTAGATTCAATGAAGAACGATAAAACGAACAATAACTGATGGGGAGTGAAGAAACACGGTCTAGTTTTGGGCCATGAACATCTAGACCCAATAAAAATGTACCTTGTTTCACCTCACCCTCAATTTAGTTCAATTCTATCAGAGTCCAATTTCAATAAGGATTAAGCATTAGCAGTAAATAGTTATTGTATCATTAACTTTAAGTTTAATTGCATTCATAGTGTTGCATGGATATGATTTAACATCATTTCTTAAACCATATTGTCATCTGtgtaacttgtgagtttatTTATCAAGTCTGTTGATGAATTAATTCACTtattaaaactgattttaCATTGACAATTGTgctattaattaattgatgaATCCCATCTGATTTAATTTAGCACTAACCCTATATGCAACTTTTATTTCGTTATTTCTTCGTTTGTAGAGAATTATACTTCTAACTTTAGTACTTATCTCTTACTCTTGTAGAAATTGGACCCTGAATTACTTTTTAAGAATTACCACGCTTTCCTGAAGCTTTGAAATCATTCTCAAGGTACTGAAATCAGATCCGATTTGACTTCCCTGTAAACCCTAATTGCTAGATCCGGCTTCGAAATTTAAACCGGACTTTCTCCATTTTCATAAAACGAAAATGTGGTAATATTCATTAAAGTAGTCAATGTGGCAACCTTATCATAGTACAGGAACTTATGGACACGGAGTCTCTTCTTTTTAATCATTTAGAACAACTGATTTTGAACTCACTGTTACATTATTCTACGAATAGTTTCCGATGAATTgttatttctaatttgaaaGATAACTGGATTTcttctttaaattgaattccaGTGTTTAGGCATACCTGATAATTCTAGTCATATTAGTCATATTAGtataacaaatatttggaTAAAAAAAGACCATgcattaagttttttttaatatatgtaaaaattcTCCAACTTTACCAATATGTATATATTgcgaagttttaaaaattgtgcaaaatatgatattgattctgctattattttaaacatttacgTATTGTCCGTTTTTTGTACGTACTGAACTCGTCAGTGTGAAACTCATATAGTCAGTTCTAAGCAATTTTGCAAGCCCTTTAACATCTCTGCACACATGCGCAACATTTTAACACCTATTACTTTTTGGTAAGAAATCACATTCCAGTGACCTGCAACGGTGCAAAAATATTATGCACCCAGTAcacatttttccagtttttagAACTTTAACAACTAATTATGATATTAATGCTACTCGTTTGAAGACATGATAACAAAATTAGGTTTCAAACATCAGATTAGCAACAAATCGGTTACTTACACTTgtttactaatttaaatttaaacaacgATTGTATTGCAAaagtaattattgaaatataatgATTTTTAGGCACCACTAATTGCAATTGTAATccagtttttgtttattgtcgGCGATTGGAAGATTGTTTTGTTGCTTCAGTCGTCTTCTTTCTTTTCTGGTTTGAGATCAACCATGGCGTGCAGTTCTTCCGGAGTATATCTGCAACAAGGCAATGATTCATGTATATTGATGAGTCAAAAGTTTTTGTATCAACTAACCCTAACAGAGTCTGCAAATCGCACACAAACCGATACACATATCGCTTGCCGGCAGTCTtgtgaataatatttttgtcgTAGTAGTAGCGCAGCCCCCTCGACAGTTTTTCGTAGTTCATTTTAGgcttgttttttcttatgccCCACCTTCGCGCAACCTTtaaatcaaagtttaaataaacaaaatataagctttaagaaaaaatattgatcaaTTACCTCATCTGGATCGGTAAGTTTAAACTCCCAGCCATCTCCAGTCCATGATATAAATCCTTGACAGGATTTGTCTGTTAAAAGCTCCAGCAGAAATTGCCACAACTGAATTGGCCCAGAACCTAAGAAATACGTTGTTAGATTACATATGCAAAATTTCCTATTATTCCAACATTACCGGTGAAGCATGGTCCTGCAGTTTGACTGCTCGGGTACGCTATCATCCCGTTCTGAATCATTGGCTTGGTGTCCTGAGAGATCCCTCCCAGGCCATCCCGCACCAATCCAGGAGGTAAGAATGCTGGATGCCCATGAGGATGGTGTGAGAGTGACAACTCGTTGTGGGCCCATTGGTCTGGAGTGGCGTTACCACCGCCACTCGGCACCGTTTGGAATGGGGAATTGTCATATGGTGGTCCGTACATGTCACTGTAACCGTCGGTATACCGACCCGTTCCTGGGAATCAAAGAAGTGACTTTCTGAAGTATGATAATTGAAAAGTATTGAATACATGTATGGAAGGTTTCAGTCGCTtctcaaaaagaaatatggataaaaaatgtctactattcatgacaattttttacttaccGGAGAAGCAATGCCCGCCAGTACCCGGAGGGTTACTAGGGTATCCCGCTAGCATCCCGTTTTGTAGCATTGTTGGTTTGGTGTCAGGATGATGCGAAGGGGGTGCATGACTACCCATCGATAAGTCATGACTAGGGGTGTGCCCCCATTGCTCCGACCCGCTGGAGCCGCCGCTGGGCACCGTTTGGTACGGGGAACCCTCCTGGTAGGGACTGCCATAGGCGTCGCCATAAGGGGTGTCGCTAAACCGACCCGTGCCtgtaacaaaacattttttgatgtgGTTGAACTGCGGGGTGAATTATTGAGGAATTTAGTTACCAATAAGAGCGTTGTGAAACACATGAAAATGGGTAACAAATATTAGCGTGAtcacttttaaaaactgaagTCTATCACTTAGATGATGCTTAAATTAACTCAGTGGAGTGAGATATTGGTTGCATTTTTGCCATTCATTTTGGATTCCCAATTACTCCTACGACACGTTTTGCAGCTCCTTTATCGACAGTTCGAGTAGTCAATAAGAGTAAAAAAGTATATCTAGATCCAGCATCGGCAAATTTTTAGAGTGATTTCGAACTTTCCCTAAAGCGATTGTTTTAGTTCAATACCAAATACGTATacttaattaaacatttagaGCGAAACAAGACCACACCTAAATGGCGCAAGAAAACCAACATAAAGCAAAGTTCCGCCAGGACAAAAAAACCGTTTAACATGCAAATAGATCTCCCACAAAAAAGTGATGACTCAAATAAACCGTAACCGATTAGTTTAGGTGCTAGATGGAGTGGAGCGTATAGGTTAGCGGATTCGATGGGCGGACGCAGCTTCACGAGTACGACGCCGTGCCGCGAAAGGCGGGCCTGTGGTGGGCCAATCGAATGTGAAGCAGTCTCGCGGAATGGGGCATCTTCTGGGGGGCCTGAGGACCGCCTTTTTGGAGGAATCAGCGATTATTCCTCGTTAATAAACTATAGTTAACGAGAAACCATGGCCTTGGCGGAAAAAGCAGATTTGGTTAAATGCCGGCAACGTAGCGTGAGAAGCGGTTTGTCCGTCCAATAGGTAGACAGGAAACGGTTTTTTGTCAGATTAATAATATACGGAATAATCTGCTGTATCTAAATTGGAAGAAACAACCATGCTTCGTTGATGTTGCTAATTTAGGGGAAGTGTCTATTGCGGGTACCATTTAAGTAATATGAAAAGGGAGATGTTCAGCCCGATCTTTAATTACCAACAATTTCAACAAACATCTGTTGgactttttttcaatacataGTTCTGAGGACTTTCCTAATTCCATTTTGTTTCGAGCTTCCACATTTCTCTCTAATCTTTCTACACTAATGGTTAAGAAAGAGCAGAGAACgaatagttattgaaattaCGCAGTATATAACgtgatttcataattttctctcGCTAGTTTCATTATGTTTGTGATCATAATTATACGATAAAAACCTACAATGTTCACAGTCAGACAACAATGATA of Euwallacea similis isolate ESF13 chromosome 3, ESF131.1, whole genome shotgun sequence contains these proteins:
- the spn-A gene encoding DNA repair protein RAD51 homolog 1, which codes for MSVSAASTTTVREDDLNENDCGPQPIARLEGNGINAADIKKLEGCGYNTIESVAFTPKKNLLAIKGISEQKAEKIIAEASKLVPMGFTTATEFHQKRADMIAITTGSKELDRLLGGGIETGSITELFGEFRTGKTQICHTLAVTCQLPTDCGGGEGKCLYIDTEGTFRPERLLSVAERFKMDPQRVLDNVAYARAYNTDHQTQLLIQASAMMAESRYAVLVVDSAMALYRTDFSGRGELSARQMHLARFLRMLLRLADEFGVAVVITNQVVAQVDGAAMFNADPKKPIGGNIMAHASTTRLYLRKGRGETRMCKIYDSPCLPEAEAMFAINPDGIGDAKE
- the pnt gene encoding protein C-ets-1 isoform X1 gives rise to the protein MELDSYDTQFDYGIDDQNFYDNPPIKKENLRKVTFNPQIYIKEEEYGLKQEILDDSSDEDQSQMQALESIQKVPSISDLSDPEASLDIPTQVPPLTPGTNKTMAEALKASFASWEKEQIRLNITKDPRQWSENHVAHWLQWAAKEFSLECSPLHQFRMKGKDICAMGKDAFLARAPAFVGDILWEHLELLQKDVEKEERLSISNAMYDSICVPEIPPFIDYTQAPVLSPAEDRKPVPLTAVTPPPTNTPAPAQPTNNNFLHDGTGRFSDTPYGDAYGSPYQEGSPYQTVPSGGSSGSEQWGHTPSHDLSMGSHAPPSHHPDTKPTMLQNGMLAGYPSNPPGTGGHCFSGTGRYTDGYSDMYGPPYDNSPFQTVPSGGGNATPDQWAHNELSLSHHPHGHPAFLPPGLVRDGLGGISQDTKPMIQNGMIAYPSSQTAGPCFTGSGPIQLWQFLLELLTDKSCQGFISWTGDGWEFKLTDPDEVARRWGIRKNKPKMNYEKLSRGLRYYYDKNIIHKTAGKRYVYRFVCDLQTLLGYTPEELHAMVDLKPEKKEDD
- the pnt gene encoding protein C-ets-1 isoform X2, translating into MYIDTWRPYSGMGIKTMKAVSRQKDIPTQVPPLTPGTNKTMAEALKASFASWEKEQIRLNITKDPRQWSENHVAHWLQWAAKEFSLECSPLHQFRMKGKDICAMGKDAFLARAPAFVGDILWEHLELLQKDVEKEERLSISNAMYDSICVPEIPPFIDYTQAPVLSPAEDRKPVPLTAVTPPPTNTPAPAQPTNNNFLHDGTGRFSDTPYGDAYGSPYQEGSPYQTVPSGGSSGSEQWGHTPSHDLSMGSHAPPSHHPDTKPTMLQNGMLAGYPSNPPGTGGHCFSGTGRYTDGYSDMYGPPYDNSPFQTVPSGGGNATPDQWAHNELSLSHHPHGHPAFLPPGLVRDGLGGISQDTKPMIQNGMIAYPSSQTAGPCFTGSGPIQLWQFLLELLTDKSCQGFISWTGDGWEFKLTDPDEVARRWGIRKNKPKMNYEKLSRGLRYYYDKNIIHKTAGKRYVYRFVCDLQTLLGYTPEELHAMVDLKPEKKEDD